A stretch of the Fusobacterium varium genome encodes the following:
- a CDS encoding putative flavin reductase: MKKNLFKGSVVLNPVPVVLITSKNLEGKENVFTVAWTGTICTKPPMLSISIRPERLSYEYIKETMEFTVNLPTRKLTRETDYCGVRSGRTNNKIEEMKFTMIEGTEVKSSYIDECPVNIECRVKDIIPLGTHDLFLAEVLCSHIDSKLLDENEKIHFEWANLISYSHGEYFPMPKEAIGSFGYSVAKKKTIEKKSTVKKTGVISAKNKKTLKKKVKK; encoded by the coding sequence ATGAAAAAAAACCTATTTAAGGGCAGCGTTGTACTTAATCCTGTTCCTGTAGTTCTTATTACAAGCAAAAATTTAGAAGGTAAAGAAAATGTTTTCACTGTAGCATGGACTGGAACTATTTGTACAAAGCCTCCTATGCTGTCTATATCAATCAGACCAGAAAGACTTTCATATGAATATATAAAAGAAACTATGGAATTTACTGTGAATCTTCCTACCAGAAAACTCACTAGAGAAACTGATTATTGTGGGGTTCGTTCTGGAAGAACTAATAATAAAATAGAAGAAATGAAATTTACTATGATAGAAGGTACAGAAGTAAAAAGTTCATATATTGACGAATGTCCTGTAAATATAGAATGCAGAGTAAAAGATATAATTCCGTTAGGTACTCATGATCTCTTTCTTGCTGAAGTACTTTGTTCACATATAGATTCAAAACTTCTTGATGAAAATGAAAAAATCCACTTTGAATGGGCAAATCTTATAAGTTATTCTCATGGAGAATACTTTCCAATGCCTAAAGAAGCTATTGGAAGTTTTGGATATTCTGTTGCTAAAAAGAAAACTATTGAAAAAAAATCTACAGTAAAAAAGACTGGTGTTATCTCAGCAAAAAATAAAAAAACATTAAAAAAGAAGGTGAAAAAATAA
- a CDS encoding short chain fatty acids transporter: MENSKSINKGTFLWRLSKKFQFAADKLIPDSFVFCLILTFIVFVLGIIFTKTSPVKMVIHWYNGLWTQMTFAFQMAFMVVTCAVCAKSRQIKKVLRWIAGIPKTPMGAMILLMGFGYVSSFVNWAFCTVVTPILAMQLSKQIKGLHFPMMIAAGYSTMILGQCLGPSASVYALVATKGHFLEKEIGILTQADTVYNNVNVILFIVMAVFTVLLSIFTIPPKEEIVEFKTALDDEEINEEIEENETVADKLNGSRIIMYLIGISGILVLGNTFITKGFLGALSVNFIIFLFITLNCFLYNTPRKFVEAYKENMFLTTEIIIQFPFYGGIAGMMMDSGFGAVVVAAIINVANASTMPVWSYISASVTNLFIPSQGGQWIVQGPLLVDAAKQVDANMLYVINAFVYGDEATNLLQPLYVIPALSVVGMKLKDVWGFMAFIWVFWLVITTIGLYVIPMFV, encoded by the coding sequence ATGGAAAATTCTAAATCAATAAATAAAGGAACATTTTTATGGAGATTAAGCAAAAAATTTCAGTTTGCAGCAGATAAATTGATTCCTGATTCATTTGTATTTTGTTTGATACTTACCTTTATAGTTTTTGTGTTAGGAATAATTTTTACAAAAACCAGTCCTGTAAAAATGGTGATACACTGGTATAATGGATTATGGACTCAAATGACTTTTGCATTTCAGATGGCATTTATGGTAGTCACATGTGCTGTGTGTGCAAAATCAAGACAAATAAAGAAAGTGCTGAGATGGATTGCAGGTATACCAAAAACACCAATGGGAGCTATGATACTTTTGATGGGCTTTGGATATGTTTCTAGTTTTGTAAACTGGGCTTTCTGTACAGTAGTCACTCCTATTCTGGCAATGCAGCTTTCAAAACAGATAAAAGGATTACATTTTCCAATGATGATTGCAGCAGGATATTCGACTATGATTTTGGGACAATGTTTGGGACCAAGTGCATCTGTTTATGCTCTTGTTGCAACAAAAGGACATTTTCTTGAAAAAGAAATAGGAATATTGACACAAGCAGATACTGTATATAATAATGTAAATGTAATTTTATTTATAGTCATGGCAGTTTTTACTGTATTGCTAAGTATTTTTACCATACCACCAAAAGAAGAGATTGTAGAATTTAAAACTGCTTTAGATGATGAAGAAATTAATGAAGAAATAGAAGAAAATGAAACAGTTGCTGATAAATTAAATGGCAGCAGAATAATAATGTATCTCATAGGAATATCTGGAATCTTAGTTTTAGGAAATACATTTATAACAAAAGGGTTTTTAGGAGCTTTAAGTGTAAACTTTATTATATTTTTGTTTATTACATTAAATTGTTTTTTGTATAATACTCCAAGAAAATTTGTTGAAGCATATAAAGAAAATATGTTTTTAACTACTGAGATAATAATTCAGTTTCCATTTTATGGAGGAATAGCAGGAATGATGATGGATTCTGGATTTGGAGCTGTTGTAGTTGCAGCAATCATAAATGTTGCAAATGCATCTACTATGCCAGTTTGGTCATATATATCTGCATCTGTAACAAATTTATTTATTCCTTCTCAAGGTGGTCAATGGATAGTTCAAGGACCATTGCTGGTAGATGCAGCTAAACAGGTAGATGCCAATATGTTATATGTAATAAATGCTTTTGTATATGGAGATGAGGCAACAAATTTACTGCAGCCTTTGTATGTTATTCCAGCACTGTCAGTTGTGGGAATGAAGCTTAAAGATGTATGGGGATTTATGGCTTTTATCTGGGTATTTTGGTTAGTAATTACAACAATTGGGCTTTATGTAATACCTATGTTTGTATAA
- a CDS encoding putative 3-hydroxyacyl-CoA dehydrogenase: protein MIENISVIGAGTMGHGIAEVFALHGYNVSLYEINTEIRENAKKVIEEELLFLLENDFIKKEDIQKTLKNIKMFSDLKDAVKDADYVIEAIPEKVELKQKLFKELDEYCKKETIFASNTSSLKLDEMGRDISKDRKKRIMVCHWYNPAHLMPIAELSFFGNMPEEIYGEVEKLYSDSGKQTVKILKDIPGLVANRIQQAIAREVFSLIEMEVAEPEDIDKALKFGPAFRYATSGQLEIADIGGLDIWCTVGDNLLSVMDNRKEANPLLRRKVLESKLGMKSGEGFFKYPKEKINEIKNKFNKKLIIQLKTSKNYIE, encoded by the coding sequence ATGATAGAAAATATTTCAGTTATAGGTGCAGGAACAATGGGACATGGAATAGCCGAAGTTTTTGCGTTGCATGGGTATAATGTCAGTTTATATGAAATTAATACAGAAATAAGAGAAAATGCAAAGAAAGTTATAGAAGAGGAGTTATTATTTTTATTAGAGAATGATTTTATAAAAAAGGAAGATATTCAAAAAACATTAAAGAATATTAAAATGTTTTCAGACTTAAAAGATGCTGTAAAAGATGCAGATTATGTAATAGAGGCAATTCCAGAAAAGGTTGAACTGAAACAAAAATTATTTAAAGAACTGGATGAATATTGCAAAAAAGAAACAATTTTTGCAAGCAATACATCAAGTTTAAAATTAGATGAAATGGGCAGAGACATAAGCAAAGACAGAAAAAAAAGAATAATGGTATGTCATTGGTATAACCCAGCTCATTTAATGCCTATTGCAGAATTATCTTTTTTTGGAAATATGCCTGAAGAAATATATGGAGAGGTGGAGAAACTCTATTCTGATTCTGGAAAGCAGACTGTAAAGATTTTAAAGGATATACCTGGGTTAGTTGCTAATCGTATACAACAGGCAATAGCAAGAGAGGTATTTTCATTGATAGAAATGGAAGTTGCAGAACCTGAAGATATAGATAAAGCATTAAAATTTGGGCCAGCATTTCGATATGCAACATCAGGTCAATTAGAAATTGCTGATATAGGAGGGTTAGATATTTGGTGTACTGTAGGAGATAATTTATTGAGTGTTATGGATAATAGAAAAGAAGCAAATCCTTTATTGAGAAGAAAAGTACTTGAAAGTAAATTAGGAATGAAATCAGGAGAAGGATTTTTTAAATATCCAAAAGAAAAAATAAATGAGATTAAAAATAAATTCAATAAAAAATTAATTATACAGTTAAAGACATCAAAAAACTATATAGAATAA